One Halalkalicoccus tibetensis genomic region harbors:
- a CDS encoding cupin domain-containing protein, which translates to MSGDVVVRRGETVEYEPVEAAEGLSKGVLLDESDGAPSFAMRRFTLAPGAEVPRHTNEVEHEQYVLEGEYVVGIGDEEHVVSAGDSLLIPAGVVHWYRNEGSEAGAFLCAVPNGEDAISLVEP; encoded by the coding sequence ATGTCCGGAGACGTCGTCGTTCGTCGGGGCGAGACGGTCGAGTACGAGCCCGTCGAGGCCGCCGAGGGCCTCTCGAAGGGCGTCCTGCTCGACGAGAGCGATGGCGCGCCGAGCTTCGCGATGCGGCGCTTCACCCTCGCGCCCGGCGCGGAGGTGCCGAGACACACCAACGAGGTCGAGCACGAACAGTACGTCCTCGAGGGCGAGTACGTCGTCGGGATCGGCGACGAGGAACACGTCGTTTCGGCCGGCGACTCGCTTCTGATCCCCGCGGGCGTCGTCCACTGGTACAGGAACGAGGGGAGCGAGGCGGGGGCGTTCCTCTGTGCGGTCCCCAACGGCGAGGACGCGATCTCGCTGGTCGAGCCCTAA
- a CDS encoding universal stress protein, with protein MGEVRSTSEGAGGADGYRLVVAVGNPSYASQLVRTAVDIARANDGEVRIVTVVHKPRESPFSVFSDEAIREEYAGDRREILDRALEVAGDSVPVDGRLVVGTDVGRALRSFVREVDADALLVGWHGRPRRDGIVLGSTIDDVLRRAPCDVLVERIGPTADGVERVLLPVAGGPHLPFAASVADAIAGANDASVRLLTVVGPGATDAERDDSRGVLEEAAGLLTAPSESRLAESASVEDAVLEAADDSDLVVFGATRRGPVRRRLIGSVPQAVGRRSDRSVIVARRRPDRSVLDRVAGRLWDR; from the coding sequence ATGGGAGAGGTCCGGTCGACATCCGAGGGCGCGGGCGGGGCCGACGGCTATCGATTGGTCGTCGCCGTCGGGAACCCGAGCTACGCGTCCCAGCTCGTGCGGACCGCCGTCGACATCGCGCGCGCGAACGACGGCGAGGTCCGGATCGTCACCGTGGTCCACAAGCCCCGCGAGTCCCCGTTCTCGGTGTTCTCCGACGAGGCGATCCGAGAGGAGTACGCGGGCGACCGCCGCGAGATCCTCGACCGGGCGCTGGAGGTCGCCGGCGACTCGGTCCCCGTCGACGGGCGGCTGGTCGTCGGCACCGATGTCGGCCGCGCGCTGCGGTCGTTCGTCCGCGAGGTCGACGCTGACGCGCTGCTGGTCGGCTGGCACGGGCGGCCCCGTCGCGACGGGATCGTCCTCGGCTCGACCATCGACGACGTCCTGCGGCGTGCACCCTGCGACGTGCTCGTCGAGCGGATCGGCCCGACCGCCGACGGCGTCGAGCGGGTGCTGCTGCCGGTCGCCGGCGGCCCGCACCTCCCGTTCGCGGCCTCGGTCGCCGACGCGATCGCGGGCGCGAACGACGCGTCCGTGAGGCTGCTGACGGTGGTCGGTCCCGGCGCGACCGACGCCGAGCGCGACGACTCGCGTGGGGTCCTCGAGGAAGCGGCTGGACTGCTCACGGCCCCGTCCGAGAGCCGCCTCGCGGAGTCGGCCTCCGTCGAGGACGCGGTCCTCGAGGCGGCCGACGACAGCGACTTGGTCGTCTTCGGGGCGACCCGCCGCGGACCGGTCCGGCGCCGGCTCATAGGGTCGGTCCCGCAGGCCGTCGGCCGACGTTCGGATCGGTCCGTGATCGTCGCGCGCCGGCGACCCGATCGGTCCGTCCTCGACCGGGTGGCGGGCCGGCTCTGGGATCGGTGA
- a CDS encoding M50 family metallopeptidase has translation MFKSFRIGSLFGIPIKLDVSFLLILPIFAWLIGAQIELLVGPLNALFGTTLDTAALTAGYRPWILGLTAAIGLFGGVVLHELGHSLVAVRYGYPIDSITLWLLGGLAQLTDQPEDWKQEFAIAIAGPIVSVAVGIGSYLLLFVVPASLDGVVFVLAYLALLNVVLAVFNMLPAFPMDGGRVLRALLARNRPFARATQIAAEVGKLFALFMGLFGLLQFNVILIALAFFVYIAASGEAQQTVMKAAFEGVRVDDIMTAEGDVHTVSPDTSIADLLERMFSERHTGYPVMENDRLVGVVTLSDARQVDAVERDAFTVEDVMTTELETIGPDAEAMDALNRMQQGGIGRLLVVQEDDLVGLISRTDLMTALNIIKSSGSIETAKRAADERDPDRIDRGGTDRSMGSRDRDSNSESRWDH, from the coding sequence ATGTTCAAGAGCTTTCGCATCGGCTCGCTTTTCGGGATCCCGATCAAGCTGGACGTCTCCTTTCTGCTGATCCTCCCGATCTTCGCGTGGCTGATCGGCGCTCAGATAGAGCTGCTCGTCGGTCCGCTGAACGCCCTCTTCGGGACGACCCTCGATACCGCGGCGCTTACGGCCGGCTACCGACCGTGGATCCTCGGGCTCACCGCGGCGATCGGTCTGTTCGGCGGCGTCGTCCTCCACGAGCTGGGCCACTCGCTGGTGGCCGTCCGCTACGGCTACCCCATCGACTCGATCACGCTGTGGCTGCTTGGCGGGCTCGCCCAGCTCACCGACCAGCCCGAGGACTGGAAACAGGAGTTCGCCATCGCCATCGCCGGCCCGATCGTCAGCGTCGCCGTCGGGATCGGCTCCTATCTCCTGTTGTTCGTCGTTCCCGCGAGCCTCGACGGCGTCGTCTTCGTGCTCGCCTATCTGGCACTGCTGAACGTCGTGCTCGCGGTCTTCAACATGCTGCCGGCGTTCCCGATGGACGGCGGGCGCGTCCTCCGGGCGCTGCTCGCGCGCAATCGCCCGTTCGCGCGCGCGACCCAGATCGCCGCCGAGGTCGGCAAGCTCTTCGCGCTGTTCATGGGACTGTTCGGCCTGCTGCAGTTCAACGTCATCCTGATCGCGCTCGCCTTCTTCGTCTACATCGCTGCCTCGGGCGAGGCACAACAGACCGTCATGAAGGCGGCCTTCGAGGGGGTCCGGGTCGACGACATCATGACCGCCGAGGGGGACGTCCACACCGTCTCGCCCGACACCTCGATCGCCGACCTCCTCGAGCGGATGTTCTCCGAGCGCCACACCGGCTACCCGGTGATGGAGAACGACCGGCTTGTCGGCGTCGTCACCCTCTCGGACGCCCGCCAGGTCGACGCCGTCGAGCGCGACGCCTTCACCGTCGAGGACGTGATGACGACCGAACTCGAGACCATCGGGCCCGACGCCGAGGCGATGGACGCGCTCAACCGGATGCAACAGGGCGGGATCGGCCGGCTGCTCGTGGTGCAGGAAGACGATCTGGTCGGCCTGATCTCGCGGACCGACCTGATGACCGCGCTCAACATCATCAAATCCAGCGGGTCGATCGAGACCGCGAAACGGGCCGCCGACGAGCGCGACCCCGATCGGATCGACCGGGGCGGGACCGATCGCTCGATGGGCTCGCGCGACCGCGACTCGAACTCCGAGAGCCGCTGGGACCACTGA
- a CDS encoding Hsp20/alpha crystallin family protein, with the protein MAMRRYPFEEMERMMEQMRRSMWEGWDGRPSLGAGEHSDINLSLETGEEGYVVLADMPGFEREEIDLRFEDGALSIGATHETSEDDGATTRRHSRRVHGQLAVPGDVIEEEIGASYRNGVLEIHLPTREEADDEDDGTRIDID; encoded by the coding sequence ATGGCAATGCGACGATACCCCTTCGAGGAGATGGAACGGATGATGGAACAGATGCGCCGCTCGATGTGGGAGGGCTGGGACGGCCGCCCGTCGCTCGGGGCCGGCGAGCACAGCGACATCAACCTCAGCCTCGAGACTGGCGAGGAGGGCTACGTGGTCCTCGCGGACATGCCCGGCTTCGAGCGCGAGGAGATCGACCTCCGGTTCGAGGACGGTGCCCTCTCGATCGGGGCGACCCACGAGACCAGCGAGGACGACGGCGCCACGACCCGACGCCACAGCCGCCGCGTCCACGGGCAGCTGGCGGTACCCGGCGACGTGATCGAGGAGGAGATCGGCGCCAGCTACCGCAACGGGGTGCTCGAGATCCACCTCCCGACCCGCGAGGAGGCCGACGACGAGGACGACGGAACGCGCATCGACATCGACTGA
- a CDS encoding phosphohydrolase, whose product MPEITVSDTLYRQLENAAGEEDFESALWEMTYLFQRGNDPSE is encoded by the coding sequence ATGCCAGAGATCACCGTCTCCGACACGCTGTACCGTCAGCTCGAGAACGCCGCGGGCGAGGAGGACTTCGAGTCGGCGCTGTGGGAGATGACCTACCTGTTCCAGCGTGGCAACGACCCCTCGGAGTAA
- a CDS encoding TrkA C-terminal domain-containing protein, which produces MVVESAPHAVLLVLALSLLISRIGAVAFEMTGLSPDIASFQARSALSGAGYTTDEAERVVATPGRRRIASTLILLGNVGVVSGIGAFVLTFTNGGGDLVTLAYLFGGSVVILGFARSRWLNKAVTPMIEWALSRTTDLELRDYTRMLGLQGDYRVSEVDIQSGTWLTGGTLRDLDLFSEGVQVLAVDKADGPYVGAPGPDTEIEAGDTVVLYGKDHRLQELSTRRLGDEQAHQDAIADHERHLESQVRQLEG; this is translated from the coding sequence ATGGTGGTGGAATCGGCCCCACACGCGGTTCTGCTCGTTCTCGCGCTCTCCTTGCTGATCAGTCGGATCGGGGCGGTCGCGTTCGAGATGACCGGCCTCTCGCCCGACATCGCCTCCTTCCAGGCCAGGTCGGCGCTGTCGGGGGCGGGCTATACGACCGACGAGGCCGAACGGGTCGTCGCGACGCCGGGCAGGCGGCGGATCGCGAGCACGCTCATCCTGCTCGGCAACGTCGGGGTCGTGAGCGGGATCGGCGCGTTCGTCCTGACGTTCACGAACGGTGGCGGCGACCTGGTGACGCTCGCGTACCTGTTCGGCGGCTCCGTCGTGATACTCGGGTTCGCGCGGAGCCGCTGGCTCAACAAGGCGGTGACGCCGATGATCGAGTGGGCGCTCAGCCGCACGACGGACCTCGAGCTCCGCGACTACACGCGGATGCTCGGCCTCCAGGGCGATTACCGGGTCTCCGAGGTCGATATCCAGTCGGGGACGTGGCTCACCGGCGGGACGCTCCGCGATCTGGACCTCTTCTCGGAAGGGGTGCAGGTGCTGGCCGTCGACAAGGCCGACGGGCCGTACGTCGGCGCGCCGGGACCCGACACCGAGATCGAAGCCGGCGATACGGTCGTCCTCTACGGGAAGGACCACCGGTTACAGGAGCTATCGACCCGCAGGCTGGGGGACGAGCAGGCCCACCAGGACGCGATCGCCGACCACGAGCGCCACCTCGAATCGCAGGTTCGTCAACTGGAAGGATAG
- a CDS encoding DUF5814 domain-containing protein, with the protein MAITDKIYVKNHRQLASQLETSIPKGAFKGATLDLLFQGEGLEKLDETSRERVLDFTQDFLDCDCDTNPYCGHPEQKFMRYLLELRAEGLGPEAIVDVMTDDYMVYAYPGDVLSFLDDSVRTLEAVEALASVESNDEVERSAGSKKRELSG; encoded by the coding sequence GTGGCCATCACCGACAAGATCTACGTGAAGAACCACCGCCAGCTCGCCTCCCAGCTCGAGACCTCGATCCCGAAGGGGGCGTTCAAGGGCGCGACGCTCGACCTGCTCTTCCAGGGCGAAGGACTGGAGAAGCTCGACGAGACCTCCCGCGAGCGGGTGCTTGACTTCACGCAGGACTTCCTCGACTGCGACTGCGACACCAATCCCTACTGCGGGCACCCCGAGCAGAAGTTCATGCGGTATCTCCTCGAGCTCCGGGCGGAGGGTCTGGGCCCCGAGGCGATCGTCGACGTGATGACCGACGACTACATGGTCTATGCCTATCCGGGCGACGTGCTCTCCTTCCTCGACGACTCGGTCCGCACCCTCGAAGCGGTCGAGGCGCTCGCGAGCGTCGAGAGCAACGACGAGGTCGAGCGCTCGGCCGGCTCGAAGAAACGCGAACTCTCGGGTTAA
- a CDS encoding ribbon-helix-helix protein, CopG family: protein MGNKNKTISFRVNEDVFETLREIAEERDISLSAVFRDYVDTLVAHDGQVQVVPEHEADADATEEFPPRVEVPKSFVREHERLELEAEHLRDQLDEHKRYITQLRQQLDDGEEIEEVVHLEELDRENGKSEAEDTYRLG, encoded by the coding sequence ATGGGCAACAAGAACAAGACCATCTCCTTTCGCGTCAACGAGGACGTCTTCGAGACGCTGCGCGAGATCGCCGAGGAGCGCGACATCTCGCTGTCGGCCGTGTTCCGCGACTACGTCGATACGCTGGTTGCCCACGACGGCCAAGTCCAGGTGGTCCCCGAGCACGAGGCCGACGCAGACGCGACTGAGGAGTTCCCGCCGCGCGTCGAGGTGCCGAAGAGCTTCGTTCGCGAACACGAGCGCCTCGAGCTCGAGGCCGAACACCTGCGCGACCAGCTCGACGAACATAAACGCTACATCACACAGCTCCGCCAGCAGCTCGACGACGGCGAGGAGATCGAGGAGGTCGTCCACCTAGAGGAGCTCGATCGCGAGAACGGGAAAAGCGAGGCCGAGGACACTTACAGGCTGGGTTAA
- a CDS encoding DNA-binding protein: MSQAPTRELAQRVFASEFNDAGYTFKESDDERAPLYALLPTGARANRVFIVGTLTEKSDVGEDSEYWQGRIVDPTGTFFVYAGQYQPEAANFLREAEPPAYVSIVGKPRTYETDEGDVNVSVRPESITEVDVGTRDRWVVETAERTIERIEAFDDEANEYASMAREEYDLPVKNYQRDLLSALESVEDGESEGEAEEEEATEPTA, encoded by the coding sequence ATGAGCCAAGCACCCACCCGCGAGCTCGCCCAGCGCGTGTTCGCGAGCGAGTTCAACGACGCCGGCTACACGTTCAAGGAGAGCGACGACGAGCGCGCGCCGCTGTACGCGTTGCTCCCGACGGGCGCGCGCGCGAACCGCGTGTTCATCGTCGGCACGCTGACCGAGAAGAGCGACGTCGGCGAGGACAGCGAGTACTGGCAGGGTCGGATCGTCGATCCCACTGGTACCTTCTTCGTCTACGCCGGCCAGTACCAGCCCGAGGCCGCGAACTTCCTGCGGGAGGCCGAGCCACCGGCGTACGTCTCGATCGTCGGCAAGCCCCGGACCTACGAGACCGACGAGGGCGACGTCAACGTCTCGGTCCGTCCGGAGTCGATCACCGAGGTCGACGTCGGGACGCGGGACCGCTGGGTCGTCGAGACCGCGGAACGGACCATCGAACGCATCGAGGCGTTCGACGACGAGGCCAACGAGTACGCCTCGATGGCCCGCGAGGAGTACGACCTCCCGGTCAAGAACTACCAGCGTGACCTGCTCTCGGCGCTCGAAAGCGTCGAGGACGGCGAGAGCGAAGGCGAGGCCGAAGAGGAAGAGGCGACCGAGCCCACGGCCTGA
- a CDS encoding replication factor A (Replication protein A protects and stabilize the intermediate ssDNA that is generated by the unwinding action of a DNA helicase at the replication fork. In addition, SSBs prevent the formation of secondary structures by single-stranded template DNA.) has protein sequence MTDLRQHAESIADQFSEHLDVSTDEVESRLETLVTEYKIPAEEARRSVTNHYLDEAGLDRDSLGGGSNDDVQLAEVDAAEQWVDLTAKVVDLWEPRSDSIAQVGLLGDPSGTLKFTKWAKSDLPELEEDGVYRLENVVTDEYEGRFSVKLNRTTTITELDEELEVGNDESEIEGAFVDVQSGSGLIKRCPEEGCTRVLQNGRCSEHGEVEGEFDLRIKGVLDDGREVQEVIFDQEATEEVAGIGLEEAKQMAMDALDTTVVADEIRGELLGRYYRVRGPTFGRYVLADAVEELGAPTDPEETLIKARSI, from the coding sequence ATGACAGACCTGCGACAGCACGCGGAAAGCATAGCGGACCAGTTCTCCGAACATCTCGACGTCAGTACCGACGAGGTCGAGTCCCGGCTCGAAACGCTCGTCACCGAGTACAAGATCCCCGCGGAGGAGGCGCGCCGGAGCGTCACGAACCACTACCTCGACGAGGCGGGATTGGATCGTGACTCGCTTGGCGGCGGCTCGAACGACGACGTCCAGCTCGCGGAGGTCGACGCCGCCGAACAGTGGGTCGACCTCACCGCGAAGGTCGTCGACCTCTGGGAGCCCCGAAGCGACTCGATCGCCCAAGTGGGGCTGCTGGGCGATCCGTCGGGCACCCTGAAGTTCACCAAGTGGGCCAAATCCGACCTCCCCGAGCTCGAGGAGGACGGCGTCTACCGGCTCGAGAACGTCGTCACCGACGAGTACGAGGGTCGGTTCTCGGTGAAGCTCAACCGCACGACCACGATCACCGAGCTCGACGAGGAGCTCGAGGTCGGCAACGACGAGAGCGAGATCGAGGGCGCGTTCGTCGACGTCCAGTCGGGCTCGGGGCTGATCAAGCGCTGCCCCGAGGAGGGCTGCACCCGCGTCCTCCAGAACGGCCGGTGTTCCGAACACGGCGAGGTCGAGGGCGAGTTCGACCTCCGGATCAAGGGCGTCCTCGACGACGGCCGCGAGGTCCAGGAGGTAATCTTCGACCAGGAGGCCACCGAGGAGGTCGCCGGGATCGGCCTGGAGGAGGCAAAGCAGATGGCGATGGACGCGCTCGATACGACGGTCGTCGCCGACGAGATCCGCGGCGAACTCCTCGGACGGTACTACCGGGTTCGCGGCCCGACGTTCGGGCGCTACGTGCTCGCCGACGCGGTCGAGGAGCTCGGCGCGCCGACCGATCCCGAGGAGACGCTGATCAAAGCGAGGTCGATCTAA
- a CDS encoding superoxide dismutase produces MSRDIPLVELHRRRVLQGLGLAGAGAGALLGTQGVGADDRDKDEETESDVDLEGAYGGGEYTLPELPYDYDALEPAIDARIMELHHSAHHQGYVDGTNAALDELEGMREADDYEGIKRAKRDLSFNLSGHVNHAIFWENMDPEGGGEPEGKLCDRLIEDFGSVSAFREEFSAAAEAVESNGWAWLFYEPLADQLIVGQVESQNRLEHQDATPLLGLDVWEHAYYLQYENRRGEYVDSWWDVVDWDDVAQRYEAALSYW; encoded by the coding sequence ATGAGCCGGGACATCCCGCTCGTCGAGCTACACCGCCGACGGGTGCTCCAGGGGCTCGGCCTCGCGGGCGCCGGCGCGGGCGCGCTACTCGGTACCCAGGGCGTCGGCGCGGACGATCGCGACAAGGACGAGGAAACGGAGTCGGACGTCGATCTCGAGGGCGCGTACGGCGGCGGGGAGTACACGCTGCCCGAACTGCCCTACGACTACGACGCCCTGGAACCCGCGATCGACGCCCGGATCATGGAGCTGCACCACTCCGCACACCACCAGGGCTACGTCGACGGGACGAACGCCGCGCTCGACGAGCTCGAGGGGATGCGCGAGGCCGACGACTACGAGGGGATCAAGCGCGCGAAACGCGACCTCTCCTTTAACCTCTCGGGGCACGTCAACCACGCCATTTTCTGGGAGAACATGGATCCGGAGGGCGGCGGCGAACCCGAGGGGAAGCTCTGTGACCGCCTGATCGAGGACTTCGGTTCGGTCAGCGCCTTCCGCGAGGAGTTCTCGGCGGCCGCCGAGGCCGTCGAGAGCAACGGCTGGGCCTGGCTGTTCTACGAGCCGCTCGCCGACCAGTTGATCGTCGGCCAGGTCGAGAGCCAGAACCGCCTCGAACATCAGGACGCGACGCCGCTTCTGGGGCTGGACGTCTGGGAGCACGCCTACTACCTCCAGTACGAGAACCGACGGGGGGAGTACGTCGACTCGTGGTGGGACGTCGTCGACTGGGACGACGTCGCCCAGCGCTACGAGGCGGCGCTGTCGTACTGGTAG
- a CDS encoding superoxide dismutase, whose amino-acid sequence MSYELPELPYDYDALEPTIDARIMELHHSAHHQGYVDGANAALEELEEMRESGDFEGIKHVKRDLSFNLSGHVNHAIFWENMSPDGGGEPGGELADAIADDFGSFEAFRSEFSAAAEAVESNGWAWLFYEPVADQLIVGQVESQNRLAHQGAKPLLGLDVWEHAYYLQYENERGEYVDSWWDVVDWDDVAQRYDDARSQE is encoded by the coding sequence ATGAGCTACGAACTGCCGGAGCTTCCGTACGATTACGACGCGCTCGAGCCGACGATCGACGCCCGGATCATGGAGCTGCATCACTCCGCACACCACCAGGGCTACGTCGACGGCGCGAACGCCGCGCTCGAGGAGCTCGAGGAGATGCGCGAATCTGGCGATTTCGAGGGAATCAAGCACGTAAAGCGCGATCTCTCCTTTAACCTCTCGGGACACGTCAACCACGCCATCTTCTGGGAGAACATGAGCCCCGACGGCGGCGGCGAGCCCGGCGGCGAACTCGCGGACGCCATCGCGGACGATTTCGGCTCGTTCGAGGCGTTCCGGAGCGAGTTCTCGGCAGCGGCGGAGGCCGTCGAGAGCAACGGCTGGGCCTGGCTGTTCTACGAACCGGTCGCCGACCAGTTGATCGTCGGCCAGGTCGAGAGCCAGAACCGCCTCGCCCACCAGGGCGCGAAACCCCTGCTCGGACTGGACGTCTGGGAGCACGCCTACTACCTCCAGTACGAGAACGAGCGCGGCGAGTACGTCGATTCGTGGTGGGACGTCGTCGACTGGGACGACGTCGCCCAGCGCTACGACGACGCACGGTCCCAGGAGTAA
- a CDS encoding alpha/beta hydrolase has product MSRATEEIDRSSIEVAGPEDAQPIVFVHGAMFTRKMWVPQLDALSDEYRVIALDLPGHGTHADETFRMEPALDLLDEVVESAAGGHAILVGLSLGGYVSTAYANRHPEKVDGLVLAGSSANPVGRTDLLTRAVGSVSRLATRSDLVERGVQRAGKRWVRKRDLSEGTKEEIIDSGIYPRQFGEAGPDLRGTDFRSALASYPGPTLVLNGERDLIMRRGEDDHAAAGQDSYTAVIDGVGHISNLHRPEAFTDAIRQFERKAVSGRDDAA; this is encoded by the coding sequence ATGAGCCGAGCGACGGAGGAAATCGACCGATCGAGCATCGAGGTGGCCGGCCCGGAGGACGCCCAACCGATCGTGTTCGTCCACGGGGCCATGTTTACCCGGAAGATGTGGGTCCCTCAGCTCGACGCGCTGTCGGACGAATACCGGGTCATCGCGCTGGATCTGCCCGGCCACGGTACGCACGCTGACGAAACGTTCCGCATGGAGCCGGCGCTCGACCTGCTCGACGAGGTCGTCGAGTCGGCCGCCGGCGGACACGCGATCCTCGTCGGGCTCTCGCTCGGCGGGTACGTCTCGACGGCGTACGCGAATCGCCACCCCGAGAAGGTCGACGGGCTCGTGCTCGCGGGCTCCAGCGCTAACCCGGTCGGGAGGACGGATCTCCTCACCCGGGCGGTCGGCAGCGTCTCCCGTCTCGCGACCAGAAGCGATCTCGTCGAGCGCGGCGTCCAGCGAGCCGGCAAGCGCTGGGTCCGCAAGCGTGACCTGTCCGAGGGGACGAAAGAGGAGATCATCGACTCCGGGATCTACCCCAGACAGTTCGGGGAGGCCGGGCCCGACCTCCGCGGGACGGATTTCCGAAGCGCGCTCGCGTCCTACCCCGGACCGACGCTCGTTCTCAACGGGGAACGGGACCTGATCATGCGACGCGGCGAGGACGACCACGCCGCGGCCGGTCAGGACTCCTACACCGCCGTGATCGACGGCGTCGGCCATATCAGCAACCTCCATCGTCCGGAGGCGTTCACCGACGCCATACGCCAGTTCGAACGGAAAGCGGTGTCCGGCCGGGACGACGCCGCCTGA